The Enterococcus rotai genome includes a window with the following:
- the allW gene encoding allantoin permease: MENQDYQITEEELQCYRERGYNEDLLPKSLSKRMMGKLNYFTLWMGSVHNIPNYTAVGGFLFLGLSPINIMLALIISALAVALFMTLNGRAGSKYGIPFAIHLRSTYGDVGAKLPGFLRGCVAAIAWFGLQNYTGSLALLILIGKIWPGFLTLGGDTMILGISVPGLIAFTLFWVVNMLIGFGGGKILNKFTAILSPLIYIVFGGMAIWAIGAAGGLGPILSYDVPGAAHNISPVFVYLMIINSVLAVWAAPGASVSDFTQNAKSTKDQTIGQTASFLVGYGIFAFSSVVILIGGSIRYGIQEWNILNIVDRWDNSFAIIVAMLVFLLTTVSTNATGNIIPAAYQLCALFPKKIDYKKGVLLASVISFLIMPWKLMENAASIFIFLNTIGAVLGPVAGVMIANYYFVQKQKIDLNQLYMDPKADNSQNSYKGLNKPAYVATIVALVICLSGNFIPALKVISDISWISGFVSAFVLYLVLRKFFDKK, encoded by the coding sequence ATGGAAAACCAAGATTATCAAATCACGGAAGAAGAACTTCAATGTTATCGAGAGCGTGGCTATAATGAAGATCTACTTCCCAAGTCGTTATCAAAGAGAATGATGGGGAAATTGAATTATTTTACCTTATGGATGGGATCCGTTCATAATATCCCCAACTACACAGCGGTCGGAGGATTTTTATTTTTAGGCCTTTCTCCTATCAACATTATGCTGGCTTTGATAATTAGTGCGCTAGCAGTTGCTTTGTTTATGACATTAAATGGTCGAGCAGGATCAAAGTATGGCATTCCTTTTGCCATTCACTTGCGGTCAACTTATGGAGATGTAGGAGCGAAGCTTCCAGGATTTCTTAGAGGTTGTGTGGCAGCAATCGCTTGGTTTGGATTACAGAATTATACAGGTTCGTTGGCGTTGTTGATTTTGATTGGTAAAATTTGGCCGGGATTTTTGACTCTTGGAGGAGACACGATGATCTTAGGGATTTCGGTTCCTGGATTGATTGCTTTCACGTTATTTTGGGTTGTGAATATGCTGATTGGTTTTGGCGGGGGGAAGATTCTTAATAAGTTTACAGCAATTTTAAGTCCGCTGATCTATATTGTTTTTGGTGGCATGGCTATTTGGGCGATTGGTGCGGCCGGCGGACTTGGTCCAATTTTATCTTATGATGTTCCCGGTGCAGCTCATAATATTTCGCCAGTATTTGTTTATCTGATGATCATCAATTCTGTTTTAGCTGTTTGGGCAGCACCAGGGGCTAGCGTTTCAGATTTTACTCAAAATGCAAAATCAACCAAAGATCAAACAATCGGTCAAACAGCTAGTTTTTTAGTTGGTTATGGGATATTTGCTTTTTCAAGTGTAGTGATTTTGATTGGTGGATCAATCCGTTATGGTATTCAAGAATGGAATATTCTAAATATCGTTGACCGTTGGGATAATTCATTTGCAATTATTGTAGCAATGCTAGTATTCTTATTAACGACTGTCTCTACTAATGCTACAGGAAATATTATTCCAGCTGCCTATCAGCTGTGTGCCTTATTCCCTAAGAAAATTGATTATAAAAAAGGGGTCTTACTTGCTAGTGTGATTAGCTTTCTAATTATGCCGTGGAAATTGATGGAAAATGCAGCAAGTATCTTTATCTTCTTGAATACGATTGGTGCAGTTTTAGGACCAGTTGCAGGAGTAATGATTGCAAATTACTATTTTGTTCAAAAACAAAAGATCGACTTGAATCAGTTATATATGGATCCAAAGGCAGATAATAGTCAAAATAGTTATAAAGGTCTGAATAAACCTGCTTATGTGGCAACTATTGTGGCTTTAGTTATTTGTTTAAGTGGTAATTTTATCCCGGCATTGAAGGTGATTTCTGACATTTCTTGGATCTCAGGTTTTGTATCAGCTTTTGTTTTATATTTGGTATTAAGAAAATTCTTTGATAAAAAATAA
- a CDS encoding dicarboxylate/amino acid:cation symporter — MKKIRNMSMTNQVMLATILGVLVGIIFQDKVESFKVIGDLFLRLIQMSVVVLIMGAVIEAVGSLEAKELGKIGLKVFVWFMGSTILAAIIGVVFGLLIQPGKGLETSNIEMGTISASTESLQEIIIDFIPKNIIEAMAQANMIQVIIFSLLFGLALSLIKDKDKNSILLDVVSAFNNVILKMVTLIMKLAPIGIFCLIAPVIGTIGTGVLLTLMKFLLTLAISALLFLVVWLLITALYCKVSVKKLAQNMWRMSIVAFTTTSSAITLPIQIEDGRDKLGISDRISKLVMPLGMTLNSNGLAMFLSLAIVTFAQFYNIQMGVGELIKAVLLSTLACLGTVVVPGGGLVALATVMPMLGLPTESIALLAGIDWFSGMFRTLLNVDADTTVALIIAADEKELNYDVFNS, encoded by the coding sequence ATGAAAAAAATTCGTAACATGAGTATGACCAATCAGGTAATGTTAGCCACTATATTAGGCGTCCTAGTGGGAATCATTTTCCAAGACAAAGTGGAATCATTTAAAGTCATAGGAGATTTATTCTTACGACTGATTCAGATGTCTGTAGTCGTATTGATTATGGGGGCAGTCATCGAAGCAGTCGGAAGTTTAGAAGCAAAAGAACTTGGAAAAATCGGCTTAAAAGTTTTTGTATGGTTCATGGGTTCAACCATTTTAGCTGCTATTATTGGTGTTGTGTTTGGTTTATTGATTCAACCGGGGAAAGGGTTAGAAACTTCTAACATTGAAATGGGGACAATAAGTGCCAGCACAGAAAGTTTACAAGAAATCATCATTGATTTTATTCCTAAAAATATTATTGAAGCAATGGCACAAGCTAATATGATTCAAGTTATCATCTTTTCGTTATTGTTTGGTTTAGCGTTAAGCTTGATCAAAGACAAAGATAAAAACTCGATTTTACTAGATGTTGTGTCAGCGTTTAATAACGTGATCTTAAAAATGGTAACATTGATCATGAAACTTGCGCCAATCGGTATATTTTGTCTAATTGCTCCTGTTATAGGAACAATCGGTACAGGTGTTTTACTAACATTAATGAAGTTTTTACTCACACTTGCAATCAGCGCCTTACTATTTTTAGTTGTTTGGTTATTGATAACTGCGTTGTACTGTAAAGTAAGTGTAAAAAAACTAGCTCAAAATATGTGGAGAATGTCCATTGTTGCATTTACTACGACATCTTCAGCTATTACGTTACCAATTCAGATAGAAGATGGTCGTGATAAATTAGGAATCAGCGACCGTATTTCAAAATTGGTGATGCCACTAGGAATGACATTAAACAGTAATGGCTTAGCGATGTTTTTATCGCTAGCGATCGTAACATTTGCCCAGTTTTACAATATTCAGATGGGTGTTGGCGAGTTGATCAAAGCTGTTTTATTATCAACATTAGCTTGTTTAGGGACAGTTGTTGTGCCAGGCGGTGGTTTAGTAGCACTTGCGACAGTTATGCCTATGTTAGGTTTACCAACAGAAAGTATTGCATTATTGGCTGGAATCGATTGGTTTTCTGGGATGTTCAGAACCTTACTGAATGTTGATGCAGATACAACCGTAGCGTTAATTATTGCAGCTGATGAAAAAGAGTTAAATTATGATGTGTTTAATTCATAA
- a CDS encoding MFS transporter translates to MDAKSKGSGMDYWKKIVILLCAGWVTIWVYRSALSPAYPQINASLGGNITDTALGFISTCYFFGYVAMQIPAGFLVDKIGKKKVLIPGFIVFGLAALLISQATSISMIYIGSVLAGLGCGSFYGSAYSLTSQNIPKEKRSFSTAIVNSGSAVGSGLGLILSSFLVVQLQFPWQTMMYISVALIVVMLIAFVAIIRNNKEDAEFLAQSEVAEAEAAAVAKDAPVVEKEHVSVKKLFAPKMLFAYILYFATCYGYYMTVTWLPNFLGTERGFEGAAIGFSASLVAFASIPGALFFSRLADKYMHKKVQFIVILELLAAAMLLFTVQATNSTFLLISLIMYGFLGKLAVEPIIISWLGENAPKVGIGTTLGVFNFFGMMSSVIAPTLTGSISDATGSKVMGFYISVILLVVGTILFLLANLNKKQKA, encoded by the coding sequence ATGGATGCAAAAAGTAAGGGTTCAGGAATGGATTATTGGAAAAAAATTGTTATTTTGTTATGTGCTGGTTGGGTAACAATCTGGGTTTATCGTTCAGCTTTATCACCTGCATATCCGCAGATTAATGCATCATTAGGCGGAAATATCACGGATACAGCGTTAGGCTTTATCTCTACTTGTTACTTTTTTGGATATGTAGCAATGCAGATTCCAGCAGGTTTTTTAGTAGATAAAATTGGAAAGAAAAAAGTATTGATTCCAGGTTTTATTGTTTTCGGTTTAGCAGCGTTACTGATTTCTCAAGCAACAAGCATTTCAATGATTTATATCGGAAGTGTTTTAGCTGGTTTAGGTTGTGGATCATTTTATGGTTCAGCGTATTCTCTAACATCTCAAAATATTCCTAAAGAAAAAAGAAGTTTCTCTACTGCTATCGTGAATAGTGGATCAGCCGTTGGTTCAGGTTTAGGGTTGATTTTATCAAGTTTCTTAGTTGTTCAGTTACAATTCCCATGGCAAACAATGATGTATATTTCTGTAGCATTGATTGTTGTAATGTTAATCGCATTTGTAGCAATTATTCGTAATAATAAAGAAGATGCTGAATTTTTAGCACAATCAGAAGTTGCAGAAGCAGAAGCGGCAGCTGTTGCGAAAGACGCTCCAGTTGTAGAAAAAGAACATGTATCAGTTAAAAAATTATTTGCACCAAAAATGTTATTCGCTTATATTTTATACTTTGCAACATGTTACGGCTATTATATGACAGTTACTTGGTTACCAAACTTCTTGGGTACTGAAAGAGGTTTTGAAGGTGCAGCAATTGGTTTCTCTGCATCATTGGTTGCATTTGCTTCAATTCCAGGAGCGTTGTTCTTTAGTCGTTTAGCAGATAAATATATGCATAAAAAAGTTCAATTTATCGTGATTTTAGAACTTCTAGCTGCGGCAATGCTGTTGTTTACAGTTCAAGCAACTAATTCAACATTTTTATTGATTAGCTTGATCATGTATGGATTTTTAGGAAAACTTGCAGTGGAGCCAATCATTATTTCATGGCTTGGCGAAAATGCGCCTAAAGTTGGAATTGGTACAACACTTGGTGTATTTAACTTTTTCGGAATGATGTCTTCAGTTATCGCTCCAACATTAACAGGATCGATTTCAGATGCTACTGGTTCAAAAGTAATGGGCTTTTATATTTCAGTTATTCTATTAGTGGTTGGAACCATTTTATTCTTGTTAGCGAATCTTAACAAAAAACAAAAAGCTTAA
- a CDS encoding pyridoxal-phosphate-dependent aminotransferase family protein translates to MFSEISVPSRTIMTPGPVEAHPVALRAMSASILGQFDPAFLQIMDEVKEMIKIPFGTKNEQAFAVDGTSRSGLEAALIALIEPGDKVLIPVYGRFAYLLGEICERAQAEIHYLEKEWDAPFEQETVIEEIKKYQPKIVAMVHGETANGQMQAMEKIGQHCQANDIFFVVDMVATYGGVPLEVDAWGVDIAIAGTQKCVSVPSGLSLITYNDRVEKVLTSRYQKELGLSKDIRNDNHISSNYLDLSQLQRYWSEERINHHTEATSMIYGLHEGLRMMIKEGMDNVYARHAQNDQAIVAGIKAMGLGFYGDLSTKMPTVTPIMIPDGIDGEQVRALMLDEFGVEIASSFGALQGKVWRIGNMGYSSRKSNVLHVLSALEGALNYYGAQINKGEAVKAALNIYKK, encoded by the coding sequence ATGTTTTCAGAAATATCAGTACCAAGTAGAACTATTATGACGCCAGGACCTGTTGAGGCTCATCCTGTAGCATTGAGAGCAATGTCTGCTTCAATTTTAGGTCAATTTGATCCAGCCTTTTTACAAATTATGGATGAAGTAAAAGAAATGATCAAGATTCCTTTTGGAACAAAGAATGAGCAAGCTTTTGCTGTCGATGGAACATCTCGTTCTGGCTTAGAAGCTGCTTTGATTGCTTTGATTGAACCTGGTGATAAAGTTTTGATTCCAGTCTATGGTCGTTTTGCTTATCTTTTAGGCGAAATCTGTGAGCGTGCACAAGCTGAAATTCATTATCTTGAAAAAGAATGGGATGCGCCATTTGAACAAGAAACAGTCATTGAGGAAATCAAAAAATATCAACCAAAAATCGTTGCTATGGTCCATGGTGAAACTGCTAATGGACAAATGCAAGCAATGGAAAAAATTGGGCAACATTGTCAAGCTAACGATATTTTCTTCGTTGTAGATATGGTTGCAACATATGGTGGTGTGCCGCTTGAAGTCGATGCTTGGGGCGTAGATATCGCGATTGCAGGAACACAAAAATGTGTGAGTGTACCATCAGGTTTATCATTGATTACTTATAATGACCGAGTAGAAAAAGTGTTAACAAGTCGTTATCAAAAAGAATTGGGTTTAAGTAAAGATATCCGTAATGACAATCACATCAGTAGTAATTATCTTGATTTAAGCCAGTTACAGCGTTATTGGAGTGAAGAGCGAATCAATCATCATACAGAAGCTACAAGCATGATCTACGGCCTGCATGAGGGCTTACGCATGATGATTAAAGAAGGTATGGACAATGTTTATGCTCGCCATGCTCAAAATGATCAAGCAATCGTTGCTGGGATAAAAGCAATGGGCTTAGGTTTTTATGGAGATCTATCAACTAAGATGCCCACTGTTACACCAATTATGATTCCAGATGGCATTGATGGCGAACAAGTCCGAGCATTAATGTTAGACGAATTTGGCGTAGAAATTGCCTCTTCTTTTGGTGCGCTTCAAGGAAAAGTCTGGCGTATTGGCAATATGGGTTACAGCAGTAGAAAATCAAATGTACTGCATGTATTATCAGCTTTGGAAGGTGCACTTAATTATTATGGTGCCCAAATCAACAAAGGTGAAGCTGTCAAAGCGGCATTAAATATCTATAAAAAATAG
- a CDS encoding PucR family transcriptional regulator: MTTLEDLLKIPRFSDLKLLTNPTNANTIVESIEISETPDVANFIPKKIFLLTTAMVYKNNQIELFTLIDSLKEQEAAGIGIKVGRFIETIDPAIIDYANEINFPVVQVPSTQPLGALLHQLLNYLWDTKTEQLSYALDIQKRFSDLLIHDVSIARFIADFGKMINTPVILLSPYRKVIAHSKHFTQTSKPAEYYVEQLVSKYDNWNEDNHASFMIKDLNQEPLQIAGFSVTVNSYFPHHLLILNPQQVPYPMSEFAVEQACLVLSFMLYKNQKVQESLDFLKSDFLGQLVEYQQTPHQSRRDWLDLGTNYGLKKSTQYQVVYAACSQTTATATKIKYQQEESDVAFQWLQETLPPRIKHVSIFKVKNTNHLAILIQSRVEDLEKILTELSLALSEKLPITLTFALGNLYETIEQIASSFIEAKTAYEEMLTMTDGSLTHRYHPKGMKSLFEKMSLEDIHYFCETTLKELAYPIEDSFIELRKTLQCYLSFQCEISKTAKEMYLHRNTIKYRIDHCAKLLGKSIQDPNNSLNLRLALELSERSNQHQ; this comes from the coding sequence TTGACCACTTTAGAAGATTTGTTAAAAATACCAAGATTTTCTGATCTAAAATTATTAACTAACCCTACAAATGCCAATACCATCGTTGAAAGTATTGAAATTTCTGAGACACCTGATGTGGCCAATTTTATTCCGAAGAAAATTTTTCTTTTAACGACCGCGATGGTTTACAAAAATAATCAAATAGAACTTTTTACCTTGATTGATTCTTTAAAAGAACAAGAAGCAGCTGGGATCGGTATCAAGGTTGGGCGTTTTATTGAAACAATTGATCCTGCTATTATCGATTATGCCAATGAGATCAATTTTCCTGTCGTTCAAGTGCCTAGCACTCAGCCTTTAGGGGCTTTGTTGCACCAATTGCTAAATTACTTGTGGGATACTAAAACAGAGCAGTTAAGTTATGCGTTAGATATTCAAAAGCGCTTTTCTGATTTGCTGATTCATGATGTAAGTATTGCTCGTTTTATCGCAGATTTTGGTAAAATGATCAATACACCTGTGATTTTATTAAGTCCTTATCGTAAAGTGATTGCTCATTCAAAACATTTTACCCAGACGTCAAAGCCTGCTGAATATTATGTTGAACAACTCGTTAGTAAATATGACAACTGGAATGAAGATAATCATGCCTCCTTTATGATCAAAGATCTAAATCAAGAACCATTACAGATTGCCGGATTTTCAGTTACGGTAAATAGCTATTTTCCACATCACTTACTGATTTTAAACCCACAGCAAGTTCCTTATCCAATGTCGGAGTTTGCAGTTGAACAGGCCTGTTTAGTCTTGTCTTTTATGTTGTATAAGAATCAAAAAGTTCAGGAATCACTAGATTTTCTTAAAAGTGATTTTTTAGGTCAACTCGTTGAATACCAACAAACACCTCATCAGTCCAGACGTGATTGGCTCGATCTTGGTACCAATTATGGATTAAAGAAAAGTACACAGTATCAGGTTGTTTATGCTGCATGTAGTCAAACTACTGCTACTGCTACAAAGATTAAATACCAACAAGAAGAAAGTGATGTCGCCTTTCAATGGCTACAAGAAACATTACCACCACGGATCAAACATGTCAGTATTTTTAAAGTAAAAAATACGAATCACTTAGCGATTTTAATTCAAAGCAGAGTAGAAGATCTAGAAAAAATCTTAACTGAACTATCGCTGGCTCTCTCTGAAAAGCTGCCAATCACTTTGACATTCGCTTTAGGTAATCTGTATGAAACAATCGAGCAAATTGCTAGTTCTTTTATTGAGGCTAAAACAGCTTATGAAGAAATGCTGACGATGACAGATGGCTCACTAACTCATCGTTACCATCCTAAAGGAATGAAGAGTTTATTTGAGAAAATGAGTCTGGAAGATATTCATTATTTCTGTGAAACAACTTTAAAAGAGCTTGCTTATCCTATTGAAGACTCATTCATTGAGCTTCGAAAAACATTACAGTGCTATTTAAGTTTTCAATGTGAAATTTCAAAAACTGCTAAAGAGATGTATTTACATCGTAATACGATTAAATATAGAATCGATCATTGTGCAAAGTTGCTTGGAAAAAGCATTCAAGACCCAAATAATAGTTTGAATTTACGTTTGGCTTTAGAGCTATCTGAACGATCTAATCAACATCAATAA
- the arcC gene encoding carbamate kinase, which yields MANRVVIALGGNAILKPNQEATLEVQLDNVKVSAELVAKIEEIDYEIVLTHGNGPQVGNILRQNEEAKDVVPPFPLDVCNAESQGFIGYMLEQSLKNSLETKGLTSNVITLLTQTEVSADDEAFQNPNKPIGIFYSEEEAKQMEQEKNWVMMEDAGRGYRRVVPSPQPKAIHGVDAIVNLLNRNTIVIAGGGGGIPVVRDQDGLLRGIEAVIDKDRTGKKLAEQIDANVFMMLTDVSNVYINYGKENQEKLETISVKQAQQYMDEGHFADGSMGPKMEAAIGFAAQGKTAIICSLEEADQALLGRAGTRITG from the coding sequence ATGGCAAATCGTGTCGTAATCGCATTGGGAGGCAATGCGATTTTAAAACCAAACCAAGAAGCAACACTTGAGGTACAACTAGATAATGTTAAGGTAAGTGCTGAACTAGTTGCAAAGATAGAAGAAATCGATTATGAAATCGTTTTAACACATGGAAACGGTCCACAAGTTGGGAATATTCTGAGACAAAATGAGGAAGCAAAAGATGTAGTTCCGCCGTTTCCATTAGATGTATGTAATGCAGAATCTCAAGGGTTTATTGGCTATATGTTAGAGCAAAGTTTGAAAAATTCGTTGGAAACAAAAGGTTTGACGAGCAATGTGATCACATTATTAACTCAAACTGAAGTGTCAGCGGATGATGAAGCATTTCAAAATCCAAACAAACCGATCGGAATTTTTTATTCGGAAGAAGAAGCCAAACAAATGGAGCAAGAGAAAAATTGGGTGATGATGGAAGATGCTGGTCGTGGCTACCGTCGTGTCGTACCTTCACCACAACCAAAAGCTATCCATGGTGTAGATGCAATCGTTAATTTATTAAATCGCAACACGATTGTTATTGCAGGTGGCGGCGGAGGGATTCCTGTTGTTCGTGATCAAGATGGCTTGTTAAGAGGAATCGAAGCTGTTATCGATAAAGATCGTACAGGTAAAAAACTAGCTGAGCAAATCGATGCCAATGTCTTTATGATGTTGACAGACGTAAGTAATGTCTACATCAATTATGGTAAAGAGAATCAAGAAAAATTAGAAACGATTTCTGTAAAACAAGCGCAACAATATATGGATGAAGGTCATTTTGCAGACGGAAGTATGGGACCAAAAATGGAAGCTGCAATTGGTTTTGCTGCACAAGGTAAAACTGCTATCATCTGTTCCTTAGAAGAAGCCGACCAAGCTTTACTAGGAAGAGCTGGCACAAGAATCACAGGTTAG
- a CDS encoding DUF2877 domain-containing protein has product MKTLFVNARFIDENLLTNDIGVQKWYVHSKYKSSFNLQDERKQQLVVITTTNYPFMPNGIYLDATDFTNLLDTVEINEQIIWQQNSLHFSNEHLFLMHGKPYSSKIERTEEVLTISLEKLLSYTNTVEKETGSQNTLADFVKVGNLFSEAIQCLCLEEQSQQEAGLDFLIGRGPGLTPSGDDMVVGHLAARILLKEENSTLINLLTELLTEQVLTTDISKHYLLCALSGRFSEPVMNLVTALTTNSNEEQIEQVVEAVMSVGHTSGVDLLAGLISTIKFFRSK; this is encoded by the coding sequence GTGAAGACATTGTTTGTTAATGCTCGTTTTATCGATGAAAATCTGTTAACCAATGACATTGGGGTACAAAAATGGTACGTTCACAGCAAATATAAAAGTAGTTTCAATCTTCAAGATGAGAGGAAACAACAGTTAGTGGTCATTACGACCACTAACTATCCTTTTATGCCGAATGGAATTTATTTAGATGCAACTGATTTTACCAATTTACTAGACACGGTTGAGATCAATGAACAGATAATCTGGCAGCAAAATAGTCTCCATTTTTCTAACGAACATCTATTTCTGATGCATGGGAAACCCTACTCGTCTAAAATAGAGCGAACTGAAGAAGTGTTGACAATTAGTTTAGAAAAACTGCTTTCATATACAAATACAGTAGAAAAAGAAACTGGCAGTCAAAACACATTGGCTGATTTTGTAAAAGTTGGAAATCTATTTAGTGAAGCCATTCAGTGTTTATGTTTAGAAGAGCAATCGCAGCAAGAAGCAGGTCTTGATTTTCTTATAGGTAGAGGTCCAGGCTTGACGCCATCTGGTGATGATATGGTCGTCGGTCATCTAGCTGCAAGAATTCTATTAAAAGAAGAAAATTCCACATTAATAAATTTACTTACTGAACTGTTAACAGAACAGGTTCTAACAACAGATATCAGCAAGCATTATTTGTTATGCGCATTATCAGGCCGTTTTAGTGAACCAGTAATGAATTTAGTAACGGCATTAACAACAAATAGTAATGAAGAACAAATAGAACAGGTCGTAGAAGCAGTCATGAGCGTAGGTCACACATCAGGTGTTGATTTACTGGCAGGCTTAATTAGTACAATCAAATTTTTTAGGAGCAAATGA
- a CDS encoding DUF1116 domain-containing protein, producing MVYKTIDEANQAVAAKIVAGSPFLLDVVPAKSVIQELNEGKVLLHAGPPITYDKMVDPIQGACVGAALFEEWCETEEEARKMLESGEVKLIPCHHVNAVGPMGGITSANMAVLVVENKTDGNRAFCTMNEGIGAVLRFGAYSDEVITRLRWMRDTLAPVLSAALKTKEDGLNINVLVAKAIAMGDEFHQRNIAASLAFLKEMAPIIVGLTEIDQTKREEVVQFLADTDQFFLNIMMASAKAVMDGARQIQEGTIVTAMCRNGHEFGIRIAGMGDEWFTGPVNTPQGLYFSGFSEADAAPDMGDSAITETFGVGGMAMIAAPAVTRFVGSGGFYDALNTSNEMTEICIDTNPNFPVPTWDFKGICLGIDARKVVETGILPVINTGIANKKAGLGQIGAGTVTPPIDCFEKAVLAYAKKLGFTE from the coding sequence ATGGTATACAAAACAATCGATGAAGCAAACCAAGCAGTAGCAGCAAAAATCGTTGCTGGTTCACCTTTCTTATTAGATGTAGTTCCAGCAAAATCAGTAATCCAAGAATTAAATGAAGGGAAAGTCCTACTTCATGCAGGACCTCCAATCACTTACGATAAAATGGTTGACCCAATTCAAGGCGCTTGTGTAGGAGCAGCATTATTTGAAGAATGGTGTGAAACCGAAGAAGAAGCTAGAAAAATGCTAGAATCTGGTGAAGTGAAATTAATTCCATGTCATCATGTTAACGCTGTAGGACCAATGGGCGGAATCACTTCTGCGAACATGGCGGTTTTAGTCGTTGAAAATAAAACAGACGGTAATCGTGCTTTTTGTACAATGAACGAAGGAATTGGTGCGGTATTACGTTTTGGTGCTTATTCTGATGAAGTAATTACTCGTTTAAGATGGATGAGAGACACGTTGGCACCTGTTTTAAGTGCAGCATTAAAAACAAAAGAAGACGGCTTAAACATCAATGTGTTGGTTGCTAAAGCGATTGCTATGGGGGATGAATTCCATCAACGTAATATTGCAGCATCATTAGCTTTCTTGAAAGAAATGGCACCGATCATTGTTGGATTGACTGAAATCGATCAAACGAAACGTGAAGAAGTGGTTCAATTCTTAGCAGACACGGATCAATTTTTCTTGAACATCATGATGGCATCAGCGAAAGCTGTTATGGATGGGGCAAGACAAATTCAAGAAGGTACGATCGTTACAGCTATGTGTAGAAATGGACATGAATTTGGGATCCGTATTGCAGGGATGGGTGACGAATGGTTTACCGGTCCTGTTAACACACCTCAAGGATTATATTTCTCTGGCTTCAGTGAAGCAGATGCAGCACCAGATATGGGTGACAGCGCGATTACAGAGACATTTGGTGTTGGGGGTATGGCAATGATTGCAGCACCTGCGGTTACTCGTTTTGTGGGTTCAGGTGGCTTCTACGATGCGTTGAATACAAGTAATGAAATGACGGAGATTTGTATTGACACTAATCCAAATTTCCCAGTTCCAACATGGGACTTTAAAGGAATTTGTCTTGGAATCGATGCACGAAAAGTTGTTGAAACAGGAATTCTTCCAGTGATTAATACAGGAATCGCGAATAAGAAAGCTGGTTTAGGTCAAATTGGTGCCGGAACGGTAACACCGCCAATCGACTGTTTTGAAAAAGCCGTTTTAGCTTATGCAAAAAAATTAGGTTTTACAGAATAA